Below is a genomic region from Alphaproteobacteria bacterium.
TTATATCGAACGCGATCTGTGCGAGGGCAATATTACAGAGGAACAAGCGCAAGAAATGATTGACGATTTAGTCATCAAGCTGCGCATTGTCCGTTTTCTGCGTACGCCCGATTATAATGCTTTGTTCTCTGGTGATCCGACATGGGTCACTGAATCCATCGGCGGCGTTGGTCTTGACGGCCGTTCTTTGGTGACCAAGAACAGCTTTCGCTTTCTACATACGCTTTACAATCTTGGCGCTGCGCCGGAACCGAATTTAACGATTCTATGGAGCGTGCAACTACCCCGCGGATTCAAAGAATATGCGACTAAGGTATCGGTTGAAACCAGTGCAATCCAGTATGAAAATGATGACATCATGCGGCCACAATGGGGGGATGATTATGGAATTGCTTGCTGTGTGTCGGCAATGCGTATCGGTAAGCAGATGCAGTTCTTTGGTGCGCGGGCCAATCTGGCCAAGGCTATTCTTTACGCCATTAACGGTGGTGTTGATGAAAAGTCGAGCAAGCTGATCGCCAAAGGGTTCGAACCAATCAAGGGCGACGTGTTGAATTATGATGAAGTCATGATGAAGCTCGACCAGATGATGGACTGGCTCGTCAAGACCTATGTGAAGGCGCTGAACTGTATCCATTATATGCACGATAAATATGCCTATGAACGTATCGAAATGGCGCTCCACGATCGCGACATTCTGCGCACCATGGCCTGCGGCATCGCGGGACTATCGGTCGCGGCGGACTCTCTGTCAGCCATCAAGTACGCCAAGGTTTCGGTTATTCGCAATGAACAAGGGCTGGCTGTCGATTACAAAATCGAAGGCGATTATCCGGCTTACGGCAATAATGATGACCGCGCTGATCAGATCGCCGTTAACCTCGTCAAGAGTTTCATGGACAAGCTCAAGGCACAGCCTTATTTCTATCGGGATGCCACGCCGACACAGTCGGTGTTGACGATTACATCAAACGTTGTATATGGGAAAAAGACTGGCAACACGCCCGACGGTCGCCGTGAAGGTGTGCCATTTGCTCCCGGGGCAAATCCCATGAACGGGCGCGATGTGGAGGGATTTGTTGCCGCCGGCGCATCCATTGCAAAAATCCCTTATAGTTGTTCCTTGGATGGTATCAGTTGGACGGCTTCGGCTACACCCGATGCGCTTGGTCATTCGCTGGAGGAACGCAAATGTAACCTTGCTAATTGCCTCGACGGATTTGTTGAGGCAGGCGGGTTCCATATCAACGTCAACGTCTTCAACCGTCAAATGTTGGAAGATGCAATGGAACATCCGGAACTCTATCCCCAGGTAACGGTGCGCGTGTCGGGCTATGCGGTAAATTTTGTCAAGCTGACGCGCGAGCAGCAGCTGGATGTTATCAGTCGCACATTCCACCAGAGCATATAGCAATATTTATCTGAGTTCGACGTAAGAATCCCAAAAAGCATTGTTGAGCCTGGTGCTTTAAGGCCTGGATTGCTTTGTCGGGCTACGCCCTCCGCGCAAAGACGTCATTGCGAGGAGCGAAGCGACGAAGCAACCCAGGATTGTCCTGGAAAAGACGAGGTTTTTAGGGATTGTTACGTCGAGCTCAGATACAAGGTTATTTAAATTCTAAGGAAATATAAAATGCTAGAAGGTTATTTTCATTCCATTGAAACAGCGGCTGCGGTTGACGGGCCAGGTATGCGCTTTGTCTATTTCATGCAAGGCTGTTTGTTTCGGTGTCAGTATTGTCATAATCCTGATACGTGGAAGCTGCATGCTGGGCGCAAGGTCTCGCTCGACGAGGCGGTGGCAGAGGTCGCACCATACGCAAAGTTTCTAAAGCTAGCAGGCGGAGTGACGATTTCTGGGGGCGAGCCTTTGGTGCAGGCCCCCTTTGTTGGGGCATTGCTGCGTCGAATCAAAAGCGATTTCGGTTTGCACACGGCACTTGATACACAGGGGTTTTTGCATACGCATGTGACTGACGATTTCTTCGACGATATCGATCTGGTTCTGCTTGATATCAAACATAGCGATCCCGAAAAGTATCAGGTACTAACGGGGCATACGTTGCAGCCGACGCTTGATTGCGCGCAACGCCTTTCACGTCTGCACAAAAAAATGTGGCTTCGTTATGTGTTGGTGCCTGGTTTGACCGATGACGAGGGGGACATCCTGCGTTTGGCCGATTTCGTTGCTGACCTTGGTTCGGCCGTCGAACGTGTTGAAATCCTGCCTTTCCATCAAATGGGGGCTTACAAGTGGAAAGAGCTCAGCCTTCCTTATGCTCTTGAAAAAACGTTGACTCCATCGGTTGAAGCAATTGAACGTGCCCGCAGCCTTTTTGCGTCAAAGGGGCTGACAGTTTTTTGAAACTTGCATTACTCTCCCAACAAATCCTTGACCAGCGCAACGGTAACGGGGCGCTTGGTTTGGGCTGAATGCTGATCGAGCAAAGTCACCCAATGGGTAACATCCGCAAAGGATCGCTCTATTCTGTTAAGAATAAAATCAATCACAATTTCTGATACCCTGATCCCTTTTTCAGTTAATTGCTTTTGAAAAACGGCCCAGAGGGTTTCCTCGTCAGGCTGTTTTAATTCAATCGATGAAACCGTTGCCAGGCGGGATTTGAGATCCGGCAAGGAAACCGACCAATGTGTTGGGGGTGTGCGACCCGTCATTAAAAAAGAAATCTGTCGTTCATTGAGGGCATTATAAAAATGAAACAACCATTCTTCGTCTTTTATACAATCGGCATCATCCAAGATAACCGCCTTGGTGGATTCATCAATCAGATCATAGGGAGAATCATAATCCATGCTTTTGCCGCTGAACCACAGGGCATCCGATTGATTTTGCCATAAGCTTTGCCACATAAGGGCCAGATGCGTTTTGCCAGAACCCTTGTCACCATAGAGGCAAGAGAATTTTGAACTTCTCCAATGATCTCCAGAATTGATCCACTTGAATGCCTCTTGGTTGCAGGGGCCCGTAACCCATATGTCTGCCGTATAATTTTGATACGATTTTATGGGAAGGATCAATTGTGTTACGATCATCATGGCCCTGTTTAGGCCACTGA
It encodes:
- the pflB gene encoding formate C-acetyltransferase, which encodes MNAVIELPTTEKSWRNFKGEDWKQKVDMRDFIQKNYTPYDGDESFLVGPTARTKGVWEKLLPLLEKEREKGVFDISTDKPASITAHAPGYIDKDNEIIVGLQTDEPLKRAIMPNGGLRTVQSSFDAYGYQMDPMVQEIWTKYRKSHNQGVFDVYSPEIGAARKSGIITGLPDAYGRGRIIGDYRRVALYGTDFLRQDKLRDYHELDDQPFDDKIIRLREELSEQHRALDELRQMAASYGFDIGRPAESAREAIQWTYFAYLAAVKEQNGAAMSIGRISTFLDIYIERDLCEGNITEEQAQEMIDDLVIKLRIVRFLRTPDYNALFSGDPTWVTESIGGVGLDGRSLVTKNSFRFLHTLYNLGAAPEPNLTILWSVQLPRGFKEYATKVSVETSAIQYENDDIMRPQWGDDYGIACCVSAMRIGKQMQFFGARANLAKAILYAINGGVDEKSSKLIAKGFEPIKGDVLNYDEVMMKLDQMMDWLVKTYVKALNCIHYMHDKYAYERIEMALHDRDILRTMACGIAGLSVAADSLSAIKYAKVSVIRNEQGLAVDYKIEGDYPAYGNNDDRADQIAVNLVKSFMDKLKAQPYFYRDATPTQSVLTITSNVVYGKKTGNTPDGRREGVPFAPGANPMNGRDVEGFVAAGASIAKIPYSCSLDGISWTASATPDALGHSLEERKCNLANCLDGFVEAGGFHINVNVFNRQMLEDAMEHPELYPQVTVRVSGYAVNFVKLTREQQLDVISRTFHQSI
- the pflA gene encoding pyruvate formate-lyase-activating protein, giving the protein MLEGYFHSIETAAAVDGPGMRFVYFMQGCLFRCQYCHNPDTWKLHAGRKVSLDEAVAEVAPYAKFLKLAGGVTISGGEPLVQAPFVGALLRRIKSDFGLHTALDTQGFLHTHVTDDFFDDIDLVLLDIKHSDPEKYQVLTGHTLQPTLDCAQRLSRLHKKMWLRYVLVPGLTDDEGDILRLADFVADLGSAVERVEILPFHQMGAYKWKELSLPYALEKTLTPSVEAIERARSLFASKGLTVF
- a CDS encoding DnaA/Hda family protein; amino-acid sequence: MWQSLWQNQSDALWFSGKSMDYDSPYDLIDESTKAVILDDADCIKDEEWLFHFYNALNERQISFLMTGRTPPTHWSVSLPDLKSRLATVSSIELKQPDEETLWAVFQKQLTEKGIRVSEIVIDFILNRIERSFADVTHWVTLLDQHSAQTKRPVTVALVKDLLGE